A single Zea mays cultivar B73 unplaced genomic scaffold, Zm-B73-REFERENCE-NAM-5.0 scaffold_106, whole genome shotgun sequence DNA region contains:
- the LOC118473677 gene encoding ATP synthase protein MI25, which translates to MRFSGMDMKGINMLFAAIPSICASSPKKISIYNEEMIVARCFIGFLILSRKSLGKTFKETLDGRIESIQESLQQFFNPNEVILEESNEQQRLLNLRISLRICSTVKVVESLPAARCAPKCEKTVQALLCRNLNVKSATLLNATSSRRIRLQDDIVTGFHFSVSERLVSGSTTLVEASTVEQIREAFLLEPRDLIREGFIVLRKVRVGGIPGTCGDGVGL; encoded by the coding sequence ATGAGATTTAGTGGAATGGATATGAAGGGTATAAATATGCTATTTGCTGCTATTCCATCTATTTGTGCATCAAGTCCGAAGAAGATCTCAATCTATAATGAAGAAATGATAGTAGCTCGTTGTTTTATAGGCTTTCTCATATTAAGTCGGAAGAGTTTAGGTAAGACTTTCAAAGAAACTCTCGACGGGAGAATCGAGTCTATTCAGGAATCATTGcagcaattcttcaatcctaacgAAGTCATTCTGGAGGAATCCAATGAACAACAACGATTACTTAATCTACGGATCAGCTTGCGAATTTGCAGCACCGTAAAAGTAGTAGAATCATTACCAGCGGCACGCTGTGCGCCTAAGTGCGAAAAGACAGTGCAAGCTTTGTTATGCCGAAACCTAAATGTCAAGTCAGCAACACTTCTAAATGCCACTTCTTCCCGTCGCATCCGTCTTCAGGACGATATAGTCACAGGTTTTCACTTTTCAGTGAGTGAAAGATTAGTATCCGGGTCTACAACTTTGGTAGAAGCTTCTACCGTAGAACAAATTCGAGAGGCCTTCTTATTAGAACCCAGAGACCTAATTCGAGAAGGCTTTATAGTCCTCAGAAAGGTGAGGGTGGGGGGTATCCCCGGGACCTGTGGAGACGGGGTGGGCCTGTAG